Within the Ciona intestinalis chromosome 13, KH, whole genome shotgun sequence genome, the region TGCCGCCAACATCGGTGGGAGACTCGATGTCGGGTCTGTGTACGCGGCGCTCGGGAGAACTGGTTTAAATGTTTCGTAGGGGGAATGATGTTGGGCTGGGGGGTATTTGATTGTTAATTAAATGGTTTCATGGAGATTTAATTGGCCAgcgttattttaaacaaatgaaaattaaaataattgccGAAATCTGCAAAATAGCTGCGAGAATAACGAATGTATGGCAAAAATACGGTAAAATTTATCCAAAAATATATGACCCAAATTGTAACAATACTGACAAAAAATggcataaataaaaaaaatcttgttataattTGTCATATAGCCTTGAGTTCGCACAATTtcgctttaaaataaaaaatgaaatatgtatttttgtataaacattCCAATTTTCGGCAAAATGATAAAATCCCGACTAAATAATGTTGTACCTGCTGCCGATGTAAGAAGTGAAGTATTTGTAGCTAATGGGGTTAAAGTGGATGCGGGGAAGGTCGGGTGATATTCGGGCGTGTAAGCGGCCATCTGGGGAGGTTTGATAAGTTAATATCGCCAAGTTATTATatcaagtttaacaaaaacacaaccaTTACAGtcacaaacataaaattaaaacagacgcaaaataaacatataaacaagcaCATAACCAGAAGAGAAACAAGCACAAAGTTGGCATACATAAAaagaacaacaaaacaatcacATAAACAAGCATACACACCTGGTTATGATGATGTTGCAAGGATTGCATTTCCAACCAAGTGTTTGTTGAATGCAAAGCCGCCTCCCATGGGTTGGGGTGGTAGGTTGGTCCTGTTGTGACGTAGTTTGGTGACGTAGCTGGTGACGTAGCGATGACGTTGGTGGGGCAGGGTGACGTAGCAGTGACGTAGGGTGACGAACTTGGGTTAATTGGGTCAGTAGGGACGGGCTTGGGGTACCAGGGGTCGTAGGATCGCATGTAGGGGCTGTTGGGggaatttggttttaaattaaaaaatatttattttgttcagtcactgctatagtgcattttgcttGTCTTTCGGGTAAGCGAGCAATAAAGTAAATGAGATCCGTTTTTTTTCTTcgctgcggggtaagatgggtacgCAATCAGCACATGGTGCCCCATATTTCCCATGttttgacaattaacaacgctctttttgTGGGGAATACACAgttatagaattatatttgTCGTTTTTAGattctttattacgtcacacaccCACCTGTTGCTAACAAAGCCACGTGACGTTACGGAAGATCCGAGCACAGagcttgatgacgtcatggaaTGTGGATACGTCATCACAGGTGGTGATGACGGAGGAGGGGTCACGTGGTATGGTGATGACGTAGTTGAACAAATACTCTCAGCAGGCGAACCGGAATcttaaaagtaattaaatatgaatttattAGGATTAGTTAATTATTCAGTTAATtaggattaattaatatttaatcaattaaTAGAGCTCATGCGACCGCTTATAAGTTAAAGTAAAGGACCATCTCTGGCCTAAGCCTCTAAAATTCGAATAAATTAAAGATTTGCGCTTGTAACAAGAACATACGGGTTCGAAAATCGTCGCTGCTACTGTTGCGGGCGTATatatgtgtgtccttgggcaagacgaTTAACTTTAAACCAAAAAGGCGCGAGGATTAATAAGTCGTACATTTCAAGATTGTTTtgcagttgttgtttttaaatgtttatttagttttcgTTAAATTTGATTTGCACGTTAAAATCGCTAATACGGTACACATACACGCCAGCATTtcttaaagattttaaaattgaaataatttgaaaatattccaGTTACCTGGTCCTCCTATAGGAGATGTGGGGTGGTCAGTTgctgtaataaaaacaatatattaatatcaGCATAACTGTGTAttagtaacttttaaaaatgaaactttggAAAATATGATATCTCTCTATACAGAAAATAGTCGcacaaaagttacatacgtggtaacttgtaagcaggcatgaggtgtatgaaacagaacacccttgttataacgactgttgtttcccgccatgcgaggataaataagttacatacgtggtaactcgtaagtgggcacgaggtgtatgaaacagaacacccgtgttataacgacagtcgtttccccgccatgcgaggataaataggttacatacgtggtaactcgtaggcgggcccgaggtatatgaaacaaaacacccgtgttataacgacagtgtttccccgccatgcgaggataaataagttacatacgtggtaactcgtaggcgggcccgaggtatatgaaaaaaacacccgtgttataatgacttgccccgccatgcgaggataaataagtttatttactGTGATAGCGcagttaaagttaaaaaaagtttgtttacaaacCACTTTGCGTATTCGCGCAACGTTGTTTACAAAAGTATTTGGTTGATCGTGcaactgtgttttataaatatttggtttgtCGGGTTaactatgtttatttaaatactttgttCAACTTACGAGTTGCGTGAACATGTTGCATCTTGCTGACGAATGCACTGGCGTGATGATGGGCTAATATGGCGCCCCCtgaaacaatataaagttattggaattttgtaaagtattgagtaaattaaaaatataggagtaaattatttttaacctcgtaaacaaatataagtatttttgtatatatccTTAAAAAATACGAAGAAAGTATAATTTGAAATAGTTAAAAACGCAAAAGATGGACCGATTTTGATAAACTCGTGTCATAACAACTTTCGCTGACTTGCCAACTACGAAAAGGCAGGCgcaaatttaatatatatagccatatttgtttatgtaaaatattcttttgagttctctattaaaaaaaaaacacttaaacgGGTCTGCAGGCGTTACAATTTATATTAGAAAGAATATAAATAGTCTGCCCCGTATTTTGCTTGATCGACATGATCATAACAAACGAAATTcgattttaatatatgtttgttcGCTATTAGACAAACCGGTGTTTTAGAATCGTTTTTCTTCATAATAATTCCTTATTATCGATAAATAATTGATTACTTGTccgcttgttacgtcacaaatataaatttaaaattctgacagcttgtgacgtcacaacatacagcttgtgacgtcacaaaggaaACTTTCGAATATTATTctgtatttaacttattattaCGTCAGCATTTTGAATACAAAAAGCGAAACGTGAGTAATataggacaaaaaaataaagctaaatttacaaataatataCGCCATGATCCCTGACGTCATGAATGCGTACGTCATCGCTGCTTACGTCATAACTTACCCAGTGCGGATCCAGGTCCAGTTGGAGGATTGGCTTGCAATAAAGACGACGTTTGAGCactcatttttatatttaatataaaactatcaAGTCCTATATTAAcctgaaaaagtttaaaatattttaggatttttaaataactatgTCAAAATGcataatgatatatattttatagtttttgcaaactaaaaaatgcgCAATCGTTTCTAAAAATTGAATTCATATCTCAATGAGGGGAAAACAGTTCCGGTAACCATTTTGTTACTATAcgttgtaaaaaaacaataacgtttttttatactgtataatgtttaaaagaaaaaacagaaaaaaaaactttattttttgcaaacaaaatgtttaaaaaatatcacttCAAACGCGGTAAATTTTCGCATTAAAATctagaaattttataaattctaaAATAATTATCCTGTTTGGTTCCAATTTAAAGttcactgtttttttatcgACGCTCGATCTGTAAATTGCaacgattttaaaaaatggcgACGTGATAATCCGGCTCTACACCTGGCATTCGATTTAGAGATAAAACATGACGTTCTAGACTAGCCATCGGCGAAAAGATCAATCGTTTTTGCGCCTCATTGTTGCTGATAGATGATTTCGATTCTAGTTTGTCGGTTTTTACTTTGATCATGACTTGGATTAGGTTAACTTAATAAGACCGGTTTAattatgtgtaactttgtgaggaatgtaactttgtgtgtgctGCTgcgtttaaaaaagtaatttatatgCTTTGGTATAGGTGTATgagcttgaggtgtatgaatacaccatgtgtgtctggtgtataagaagatacccatgttataacttgacagtgagcatgaggtgtatgaatacaccatgtgtgtctggtgtataagaagacacccatgttataacttgacagtgagcatgaggtgtatgaatacaccatgtgtgtctggtgtataagaagatacccatgttataacttgacagtgagcatgaggtgtatgaatacaccatgtgtgtctggtgtataaaaatacacccatgttataactctacagcgagcatgaggtgtatgtttataataaaccatcaaattagtttatatttaaaatagtgGCCGATTATGACCTAACAGTTCAAACAGTTACGCCTCAATTGggcttaaatttaaattagttttaatctGCCTAGCCTATAGCTGTATAAGTAAAGCAACGATAATCACAGATTAAAACTGACTCAAAATCGGAGAAAATTTAACCTGCAGGCAATACAACGTAACCCAAACCTTATAAATGATTTAGACAAAGCTGTATTCTTCAAAGTTGGGCGTTAAAGTTTTCTAAAGACGCGAGTCGCTTGCTGATAAATAATACATCTCCTGGCACAAGTGCGACTCGTGATATAACCTTCCGTTGAACTGAAGTTCTTTGTTTGAAATCCAGGCAAtaactgtcaagttataacatgggtgtcttcttatacaccagacacacattgtgtattcatgcacctcatgctcactgtcgagttatagcatgggtgtcttcctatacaccagacacacatggtgtattcatatatctcatgctcactgtcgagttataacatgagtgtcttcttatacaccagacacacacgggGTATTCATACTTACAAATGTAATCTTATaccttttataaacaaacggttacaaaacaatcacccaagCGGATTTTTAGCAACTTATAATTCGCATTATAATGACCATATAGTCAGTAATACATGTAATACGCTATACGCCCAGGTCGTAATCCGAGATTCTATTAGATATAGCTTAGTCGACGCGACGGCATCATATTCGCATCGGCGGCCATTTAATACTAAACGCCGAAGcgctttattttaacagggCGAAATATTTATACTCGATGTAAAAAATAGTCTACTTTTGCGAAATTTAATTTGCATTTCTATTTATTAagattatatgtttttatgtattatttGCGGTAACAtttatctatatatagtagggtgggggaagatgggcacctttagcacataatatccaaatgtcctgatcgtgttttaaacaattactaaaaGTCGTGgtcatatagttttataattttttg harbors:
- the zf(c2h2)-2 gene encoding zinc finger protein isoform X1, which codes for MSAQTSSLLQANPPTGPGSALGGAILAHHHASAFVSKMQHVHATPTDHPTSPIGGPDSGSPAESICSTTSSPYHVTPPPSSPPVMTYPHSMTSSSSVLGSSVTSRGFVSNSPYMRSYDPWYPKPVPTDPINPSSSPYVTATSPCPTNVIATSPATSPNYVTTGPTYHPNPWEAALHSTNTWLEMQSLQHHHNQMAAYTPEYHPTFPASTLTPLATNTSLLTSAAAQHHSPYETFKPVLPSAAYTDPTSSLPPMLAAPTLPPAPRNSRRYSGRSNCNCPNCQEAERIGPAAAAFKPKVHSCHIPGCGKVYNKTSHLKAHLRWHTGEKRFACPVCNKRFQRSDHLSKHVKAHTSNGDTSSNTSSIITSSQQDTGEIVNQKMHVTSARDVKPKIAKLVK